A single genomic interval of Corvus cornix cornix isolate S_Up_H32 chromosome 1, ASM73873v5, whole genome shotgun sequence harbors:
- the LOC104697694 gene encoding uncharacterized protein LOC104697694 isoform X3, translated as MGRAQQLPHRSREMEPWTGKMGHKDANKDVLRPRRERTVFRPSFRDIPPLRIGAAFSSTTAVRRGRGELGESRRRPFRQKSPLPGPIRCRPLASLQARCTCLERRSGYRTYSVRSGKAFISYCLVAWVCLYSHRYWDMMATYKMHSLWPAAPEAEQATTKASFK; from the exons ATGGGGCGTGCGCAGCAGCTGCCTCACCGAAGCCGTGAGATGGAACCGTGGACTGGAAAGATGGGACATAAAGACGCAAATAAG GATGTTCTCCGACCACGGAGGGAACGAACCGTCTTTCGTCCTTCGTTCCGGGACATCCCACCCCTCCGGATCGGAGCAGCCTTCAGCTCCACCACTGCCGtccggcgggggcggggggagctgggggagtCGCGGCGGCGGCCGTTTCGGCAGAAATCGCCGCTCCCCGGGCCGATCCGCTGCCGCCCGCTTGCCAG tctgcaggcaaGATGCACCTGCCTCGAGCGAAGGTCTGGGTACAGGACCTACTCAGTGAGAAGTGGGAAGGCCTTTATAAGCTATTGCTTGGTGGCGTGGGTATGCTTGTATTCCCACAGGTACTGGGATATGATGGCTACCTACAAGATGCATTCGCTCTGGCCTGCAGCACCAGAAGCAGAACAGGCGACCACCAAGGCAAGCTtcaaatga
- the LOC104697694 gene encoding uncharacterized protein LOC104697694 isoform X1, with the protein MGRAQQLPHRSREMEPWTGKMGHKDANKVLSVLKSAITLMGAENFIADGGKGKGLLNSVSSGCSPTTEGTNRLSSFVPGHPTPPDRSSLQLHHCRPAGAGGAGGVAAAAVSAEIAAPRADPLPPACQSAGKMHLPRAKVWVQDLLSEKWEGLYKLLLGGVGMLVFPQVLGYDGYLQDAFALACSTRSRTGDHQGKLQMMTRMQIIHRRIPLMMTKMSTISLVLLQAETVFQRLNFMLLSQNVMQSIRALKAI; encoded by the exons ATGGGGCGTGCGCAGCAGCTGCCTCACCGAAGCCGTGAGATGGAACCGTGGACTGGAAAGATGGGACATAAAGACGCAAATAAGGTACTCTCTGTCTTAAAATCTGCGATAACGCTCATGGGAGCTGAGAATTTTATCGCAGAcggaggaaaagggaagggactGCTTAATTCTGTGTCCTCAGGATGTTCTCCGACCACGGAGGGAACGAACCGTCTTTCGTCCTTCGTTCCGGGACATCCCACCCCTCCGGATCGGAGCAGCCTTCAGCTCCACCACTGCCGtccggcgggggcggggggagctgggggagtCGCGGCGGCGGCCGTTTCGGCAGAAATCGCCGCTCCCCGGGCCGATCCGCTGCCGCCCGCTTGCCAG tctgcaggcaaGATGCACCTGCCTCGAGCGAAGGTCTGGGTACAGGACCTACTCAGTGAGAAGTGGGAAGGCCTTTATAAGCTATTGCTTGGTGGCGTGGGTATGCTTGTATTCCCACAGGTACTGGGATATGATGGCTACCTACAAGATGCATTCGCTCTGGCCTGCAGCACCAGAAGCAGAACAGGCGACCACCAAGGCAAGCTtcaaatgatgaccagaatgCAGATCATCCATCGAAGGATCCCTCTGATGATGACCAAGATGTCGACCATCAGCctggtccttctacaagcagagactgtaTTTCAGAGACTGAATTTTATGTTATTGAGTCAAAATGTTATGCAGAGTATTAGAGCCCTTAAGGCTATCTAG
- the LOC104697694 gene encoding uncharacterized protein LOC104697694 isoform X4 yields MGRAQQLPHRSREMEPWTGKMGHKDANKDVLRPRRERTVFRPSFRDIPPLRIGAAFSSTTAVRRGRGELGESRRRPFRQKSPLPGPIRCRPLARYWDMMATYKMHSLWPAAPEAEQATTKASFK; encoded by the exons ATGGGGCGTGCGCAGCAGCTGCCTCACCGAAGCCGTGAGATGGAACCGTGGACTGGAAAGATGGGACATAAAGACGCAAATAAG GATGTTCTCCGACCACGGAGGGAACGAACCGTCTTTCGTCCTTCGTTCCGGGACATCCCACCCCTCCGGATCGGAGCAGCCTTCAGCTCCACCACTGCCGtccggcgggggcggggggagctgggggagtCGCGGCGGCGGCCGTTTCGGCAGAAATCGCCGCTCCCCGGGCCGATCCGCTGCCGCCCGCTTGCCAG GTACTGGGATATGATGGCTACCTACAAGATGCATTCGCTCTGGCCTGCAGCACCAGAAGCAGAACAGGCGACCACCAAGGCAAGCTtcaaatga
- the LOC104697694 gene encoding uncharacterized protein LOC104697694 isoform X2, which yields MGRAQQLPHRSREMEPWTGKMGHKDANKVLSVLKSAITLMGAENFIADGGKGKGLLNSVSSGCSPTTEGTNRLSSFVPGHPTPPDRSSLQLHHCRPAGAGGAGGVAAAAVSAEIAAPRADPLPPACQVLGYDGYLQDAFALACSTRSRTGDHQGKLQMMTRMQIIHRRIPLMMTKMSTISLVLLQAETVFQRLNFMLLSQNVMQSIRALKAI from the exons ATGGGGCGTGCGCAGCAGCTGCCTCACCGAAGCCGTGAGATGGAACCGTGGACTGGAAAGATGGGACATAAAGACGCAAATAAGGTACTCTCTGTCTTAAAATCTGCGATAACGCTCATGGGAGCTGAGAATTTTATCGCAGAcggaggaaaagggaagggactGCTTAATTCTGTGTCCTCAGGATGTTCTCCGACCACGGAGGGAACGAACCGTCTTTCGTCCTTCGTTCCGGGACATCCCACCCCTCCGGATCGGAGCAGCCTTCAGCTCCACCACTGCCGtccggcgggggcggggggagctgggggagtCGCGGCGGCGGCCGTTTCGGCAGAAATCGCCGCTCCCCGGGCCGATCCGCTGCCGCCCGCTTGCCAG GTACTGGGATATGATGGCTACCTACAAGATGCATTCGCTCTGGCCTGCAGCACCAGAAGCAGAACAGGCGACCACCAAGGCAAGCTtcaaatgatgaccagaatgCAGATCATCCATCGAAGGATCCCTCTGATGATGACCAAGATGTCGACCATCAGCctggtccttctacaagcagagactgtaTTTCAGAGACTGAATTTTATGTTATTGAGTCAAAATGTTATGCAGAGTATTAGAGCCCTTAAGGCTATCTAG